One part of the Palaemon carinicauda isolate YSFRI2023 chromosome 23, ASM3689809v2, whole genome shotgun sequence genome encodes these proteins:
- the LOC137617491 gene encoding uncharacterized protein — translation MYQSGDESSYYPPLARAPINNFYRHLLPLISHSLATTTPDLELPQRNRTYGYLRHLLTSYQEVFRPELCQTPMAPDKHGIHHCIKTMGPPVFAISDVWHWIDWQPPNKRLPKCKECSPGPCRDYRRLNMQTEPDHYHLPKITDVASYLHKAKVFSTLNLLKSLVVWYDKCTIGANKVLYLWQCIPPEGFHPLPEKVAAVQSFPSPSTVKALQEFLGMINY, via the exons ATGTACCAGAGCGGCGACGAATCCTCCTattacccaccactcgctcgcgccccaatcaaCAACTTCTACAGACACTTACTGCCGCTCATCAGCCACAGTTTGGCTACTACGACTCCAGATTTGGAGCTGCCTCAAAGAAAT cgcacctatggATACCTAcgccacctcctcacatcataccaggaagttttccgtccagaactttgccaaacgcccatggctcctgacAAACACGGTATTCATCACtgtatcaagacgatgggacccccagtcttcgcaatttcagacgtctggcattggatcgattggcagccgccaaacaaacgtttgccgaaatgTAAAGAATGCTCCCCCGGTCCGTGtagggattataggcgcctgaacatgcaaacagaaccagatcactaccacctcccaaaaaTCACTGACGtggcctcctacctgcacaaagcgaaggttttctccacactcaacctcctgaagag ccttgtagtctggtatgacaagtgtaccattggcgccaacaaagtgttgtACTTATGGCAGTGTATCCCTCCCGAAggattccatcccctccctgagaaggtagcagccgttcagagtttTCCCTCACCCTCAacagtcaaagcactgcaggaattcttgggcatgattaactattag